AGCTGAGGGCGATGCTGGCGACTGTGTGGACAGGGAGCGTCAAGGTGAAAGCTTGGTCTCGGTCGCCAGGGGCTGTCGGGTATCCTGTGCAGAAGCATGCCTTCTGGCCTCTGGGCTTCAGCAGGGTGGCCGTTTTCTCTTGTTGAGGAGAGCCCAAACCCCGCATCCCCTTCTCCGAGGTCCCCTGCTGACTTGGGTTTCCCTGGGTCCTCTCTGTTTCCTGCCAGCATGGGGACTTGGGCTGAGTCCTTGCTCTTGCCAGGGCTGTGGGGCTCAGGGCTCCAGGGCTGCACTGGGCTGGGGTGGTTCACACTGGCCTCCAGCTGAACACAAAGCACCTGGGCCTCTGTTGCTTCCTCACTGGGCTGTGAGATCTTGGAGGCCCAGTGGGCAGAACCATGGGGCACTGCTGTGCAACTGGGGTGCTTCTGGCTCTGCTGCAATGCCTTTAACTCACTGGCCAGCTGTTCTCTAAAGTGGAGCCATGCTGGATCTGGGGCACGAAGAGTGTCTAGTCTGCTGGGGAGTTCCTGGAGCAGTGTTTTTCCTGGCTTGCTTAGACTCCCAGGAGACTCCTGTGTGGATGTGTTCTCTGGGATTGCTACGGTTTGTTCCCTGGACGCCTTTGCCCTTATGGGAATTCCCAATTGTATCTCTAGGATCTTCTTTCTCAGGTGGAAGTTTAGTTTGGCCAAGATGGGTTTCTTGAGTGAGTAGGGGCTAGCGGGCTCTGTCTGGCTTTCTAAAGGCACGGTCTCGATCATTCCTTCCACCCGCACTTCAGCCTGCAGCTCATCTGCAGAGTCTGCACAAGTCCTGTTGGCATCTTGAAAGCATGGCCCAGGACTTCGACACTGCTCTTCAGATGAGGTCACCTGAGTCACGGGTTCTTTGGGGAATCCGACAGGCCCAGGCACCTTCTCTGGGGTTAGTGCTTGAGTAGTGATTGCTGGGGCCGTGGCCCGGGACAGAGCCACATAATAGAGAGTGGGCAGCCCTGACAAGAAGGCCAGATACTTGTGCCGTAAAGTCGTCTCCAGTTTCTCAAGGGCTCCCTTGGACAGGGCCTGGGGCAGCTTAGGATGTTCAGTGACAGCATCTGCAGAGGCTCGTTGCTGCTGATCGAGGGCTGTTGGCATCCAGGGTGTAACTTCCTGTTGTAGATCAGAGTCAGTGGCTGGCTGTCCCTCGAGGGGCTTGCTTTCTGGGATGCAGGTGAAGGGAGCCCCTTCCAGGCCCCCGGGAATGATGCATTCCCACGAGCTGTAGACACAGGCAGGGACCTTGCCCTGGTGAATCTGCCCACGTTTGGAGTTGATGTGACTCTGCAGTATTGCCTTGGCCTGGTTGAGTAAGTGTGGCACAGGGCCTGACACTGGGTCCGTGACGGGTGAGAATGGGTCACCAGCCCCTATGACCTCTAGGGCTGTAGGTTGGGGAACAGTCACATTGGCCTGGGCCGTGCTGTTCCAGGACAGAGTCTGCTGGTCAGTGGGGGACAGGAGCAACTGGATGGACTGCTGGATCTTCTGGGGCAGGCCCCAGCGATGGTGAATCAGCTGCCTCTGGAGGTGGAATCCCAGCAGCCTCCGACCATGCTCCGGGAAGAAGCGGAGTTCTCTGGTCAGGACTGAGCTGGACTTCCCTGGCGAAGAAGTTTTCCCAGTCTCAGGAGACTGGGCTTTGTCACAGAGCTTATACTGCCCGGGGCTCTGAGTGTGCTGAGATCTCTGGAAAACTGCTGGCAAACCCCACTgaagctggagctgcctctgccGCAGATGCCACTCCAGGGCTTGACACTGGGCCAGTGTCAGAAATGGGACCTTGATCTGAGCTTGTTGGTGGTCAGACGGAGTGACCCAATTTGGGGAAGATGGGGAAAAGGGTGGGGCTGAGTGTGGTGGAATTTTagatggcagaggagggaaggagagctcCTTGAAGAGAAAAGGATCCTTCAAAGGAGGCTTGGACAAGTTTCCATTTATGGAGAGACTTTGAGAGCCAAAGAAGATATCAACCAGGGACTCACTGTGCAGAGAAGGGAGGCCACAGAATAGCTGGCTGTATTTCTGCTCTGAAGTGCCCACTGCGTCATGAGCCTGTGGCCCAGGAAGTGGATAGAGGCCACTGAAGTCCTTAAGGGCTGCAGAGGGCAAGGCTAGAGTCATATGGTTTGGGATTTGCTGGTAGTGGTGTCTTTGTTTTGGGTCCACAATGGACCATTCAGAAACCCAGAAGGCCTGGGTGGGCTGGCCAGCCATACATGTACCCCAGGTCTGGTAGGAAATGGTCCCACATTCCTCAACAGAGATCTGAGACGTATCACTCTGGATGAAAGAAACTGGTTGGTCACTTACAGGTTGGTAAAACAATGGTGGGTTTGGCATAAAGTGCCTCAGGGACTCCTCCACTCGTCGGGGGAGCCCCCACCTCTGGAAATGCATCCATTTTCTTATATGTACCTCTAGAAACCTCAGGACATGAGGATTGAGGAAtggcaggtgggcagggaggaCACTGACCATATGCAAGCCCACAGGATGTGTCAGGGTAGCGATTTCTGGGTTCTGGGTCAGCAGAGCAACCTGAGGATTCAATGGTGGCTGACCTTTGTTCCCACAGACAAGGTTGGGGTTGCTTTGCATCGTCTTCTGCTGGTACCCTGGAACCACAGGCTCCTCAAATCTTGAAGAAGACTCTATCACTGGGCCCCTGGGCATCTCTAGCACTTGCAATTCCTGCCCCCGCTGGAGGTGTTCAGCCCAGTAATGGTGGAGGCTGACTGCACCAGCGGACTGGGCAGCGGACTGTGTTAAGGATCTCTGATCCATTAATTGTAACACTGTGGGGATTGCAGATGGAAATGAAAGCTCTTTGGATTGTGGAGAAGGATGCTGCAGACTCTGCTCGAAAGACACAGTAGACAGGGACAACATCTCTAGGCAAGAGGAACCCTGCGATGGCCTCGATGAAGTGGAAGAGATCAGGCTGTTCTCACCCGCCAGCATCTGCTGAATCTCCAGAGCCAGGGCATTGCAGATTTGGCAGCAGGTGTCTGCACACAGGAGCCGCCGCACACTTCCCTCCCGAGGAAGCCAGCCCTGGCTGGGAAGGGAAACGTGGCAGCTGTTACTGATGGAGTGACACTTGCCTCTTTGGAAGTGTGTGGTCTGGAGATTGGCACTGCCCTCCCCTATCCCTGGAGGCCCTCGGGCCTACACTGCCTGGCTGTTTATCCATCTACTTTTCTTCCTAGGAAAATGGCTTTTGGTAAGTTGTGGTGTGCTGCCTGAAGTTCTGGGGCTTGTTGGGCAAGGTGTCAGAGAAGCCGTGGGAGCGCAGGGCCATGCGAGACCCAGTGGTGGGGCGAATTCTCTGCTGGCCTGTGTTGAGAAGCTGAACTAGGATAAGCGGAAGCCAGTGGTAGCTGATGTGGCATCACCAGGGGGAACCTGGAATCAGTTTCATTTGGGGCTAAGAAGGCCACAGCCTGCTATTCAGTATTGCCAAACTGTGGAACATGAGGTGCTTGTGGGAACTCTGCATTCTGGGGATTCTGGGTTGCACACAACATCTCTTGGGAGACAGCCACATGCTCTGGAGATCTTAAGAAGAGGATAAGATGACAGGCTCCTGTCTGAGGGTTGTCTCAGGGACTGGCTTCCCTGAAGACAGAACCAGAGGAGGTAATGTCAGCAGGGCCCAGCCAGACTCCGAGGGGTCTGCCCTCGAAAGGGTGTAGCTGTAAAGAGAGTATGACATTGAGGACTTATTTATgcacttatttatccattctttcacCTCAATAGCTTGTCTTGTGGCTGAGCGCAAGGCCATGTAGAGTCGTTTATGAATCATGCACTAGTCAATCCTGAATTCCAGGACCAACGTGAGCCAGGCCCGAGCAGAACTGGGAGACTCCTCCCTCCGGAGATGTTTGTTCCCCCAGTGCCCTGGCAACCCTCTCCATCAGTGCTCCAGCCTCCGCTGTGTCTTGCTCCCTCCCTGCCATTATCCCTCTCCTCATCCCTGCCCCCAGTCAAGGAGAGAACTCATCACAGGCCAGGCTGGCAGTAGAGAGGCTGCAAAGAGCAAGAGATCACCTTTTCATGACAGAGAGCAGTTCCCATGGCTTCTCAGCTTCCTCCTGGGAAATTCTCCTGGCTGAGAAAACGGGAGACAGTGTTACATGGAATGGGAGAGGATTCAGGGACATCCTATAGGAAGCTGAAGGCCTCTGAATGAGAGGAGACTGGAAACCCCAAGAGTCAATGCTCTAAGACATGTCTGCATACAACTTAGCCAGTTATGATGTCGTGTCCGGGACCCAATGTCATCTGATCATCACCAGCACACTGTGATTGAGGCCAGATCATCAGATGCCCATTTCCTGGATGACAAAACTGAGATGAATTTACCGCCATAGGGTCATAAAACTAGTAAATGACACAGCTAGGGACTTCTGCCCTACTTCCTCATTCTTCATTCCCGGGGGTAAGGTTGAGAATTTTGGAAGCTTCCCAGGCTCTGATTTCCACCCAAGAAAGTCTTCTGGGAGAAGTTGTTGACTTGGGAAGCTGGAGCCTTCAGTAGGGAGAGCACTGGCTCCTGGCAT
The window above is part of the Equus caballus isolate H_3958 breed thoroughbred chromosome 23, TB-T2T, whole genome shotgun sequence genome. Proteins encoded here:
- the SPATA31F1 gene encoding protein SPATA31F1 isoform X1; translated protein: MLSPTFVYGSIFIITLIIWQLKRSYDGLRLEPKRSCCQRHRKARQRAREAASRARRISQEEAEKPWELLSVMKSQGWLPREGSVRRLLCADTCCQICNALALEIQQMLAGENSLISSTSSRPSQGSSCLEMLSLSTVSFEQSLQHPSPQSKELSFPSAIPTVLQLMDQRSLTQSAAQSAGAVSLHHYWAEHLQRGQELQVLEMPRGPVIESSSRFEEPVVPGYQQKTMQSNPNLVCGNKGQPPLNPQVALLTQNPEIATLTHPVGLHMVSVLPAHLPFLNPHVLRFLEVHIRKWMHFQRWGLPRRVEESLRHFMPNPPLFYQPVSDQPVSFIQSDTSQISVEECGTISYQTWGTCMAGQPTQAFWVSEWSIVDPKQRHHYQQIPNHMTLALPSAALKDFSGLYPLPGPQAHDAVGTSEQKYSQLFCGLPSLHSESLVDIFFGSQSLSINGNLSKPPLKDPFLFKELSFPPLPSKIPPHSAPPFSPSSPNWVTPSDHQQAQIKVPFLTLAQCQALEWHLRQRQLQLQWGLPAVFQRSQHTQSPGQYKLCDKAQSPETGKTSSPGKSSSVLTRELRFFPEHGRRLLGFHLQRQLIHHRWGLPQKIQQSIQLLLSPTDQQTLSWNSTAQANVTVPQPTALEVIGAGDPFSPVTDPVSGPVPHLLNQAKAILQSHINSKRGQIHQGKVPACVYSSWECIIPGGLEGAPFTCIPESKPLEGQPATDSDLQQEVTPWMPTALDQQQRASADAVTEHPKLPQALSKGALEKLETTLRHKYLAFLSGLPTLYYVALSRATAPAITTQALTPEKVPGPVGFPKEPVTQVTSSEEQCRSPGPCFQDANRTCADSADELQAEVRVEGMIETVPLESQTEPASPYSLKKPILAKLNFHLRKKILEIQLGIPIRAKASREQTVAIPENTSTQESPGSLSKPGKTLLQELPSRLDTLRAPDPAWLHFREQLASELKALQQSQKHPSCTAVPHGSAHWASKISQPSEEATEAQVLCVQLEASVNHPSPVQPWSPEPHSPGKSKDSAQVPMLAGNREDPGKPKSAGDLGEGDAGFGLSSTRENGHPAEAQRPEGMLLHRIPDSPWRPRPSFHLDAPCPHSRQHRPQLKLLELPPGVAGGKQPEKNDLPNSQTKISVILKPAGLPEHTLPVVPQASQAQPFLGQLIQGQPRQGQTWPGQVLQGQVMPAHPYKRPGLPESGLRNKMKSFLHWINPKTKGKGHKESVFSTAEKVASTTQNVEKSLAPAKSPTGRPKKPKTRGDPKAQSPPTEQHVGLAFLDNPPSSDGRLQHCSHSHQLHSASVLGHPRHCPRHCPRVACAPTQPGNPP
- the SPATA31F1 gene encoding protein SPATA31F1 isoform X2, with the protein product MRFLLPDTLRAPFLRVLHLLRHRKARQRAREAASRARRISQEEAEKPWELLSVMKSQGWLPREGSVRRLLCADTCCQICNALALEIQQMLAGENSLISSTSSRPSQGSSCLEMLSLSTVSFEQSLQHPSPQSKELSFPSAIPTVLQLMDQRSLTQSAAQSAGAVSLHHYWAEHLQRGQELQVLEMPRGPVIESSSRFEEPVVPGYQQKTMQSNPNLVCGNKGQPPLNPQVALLTQNPEIATLTHPVGLHMVSVLPAHLPFLNPHVLRFLEVHIRKWMHFQRWGLPRRVEESLRHFMPNPPLFYQPVSDQPVSFIQSDTSQISVEECGTISYQTWGTCMAGQPTQAFWVSEWSIVDPKQRHHYQQIPNHMTLALPSAALKDFSGLYPLPGPQAHDAVGTSEQKYSQLFCGLPSLHSESLVDIFFGSQSLSINGNLSKPPLKDPFLFKELSFPPLPSKIPPHSAPPFSPSSPNWVTPSDHQQAQIKVPFLTLAQCQALEWHLRQRQLQLQWGLPAVFQRSQHTQSPGQYKLCDKAQSPETGKTSSPGKSSSVLTRELRFFPEHGRRLLGFHLQRQLIHHRWGLPQKIQQSIQLLLSPTDQQTLSWNSTAQANVTVPQPTALEVIGAGDPFSPVTDPVSGPVPHLLNQAKAILQSHINSKRGQIHQGKVPACVYSSWECIIPGGLEGAPFTCIPESKPLEGQPATDSDLQQEVTPWMPTALDQQQRASADAVTEHPKLPQALSKGALEKLETTLRHKYLAFLSGLPTLYYVALSRATAPAITTQALTPEKVPGPVGFPKEPVTQVTSSEEQCRSPGPCFQDANRTCADSADELQAEVRVEGMIETVPLESQTEPASPYSLKKPILAKLNFHLRKKILEIQLGIPIRAKASREQTVAIPENTSTQESPGSLSKPGKTLLQELPSRLDTLRAPDPAWLHFREQLASELKALQQSQKHPSCTAVPHGSAHWASKISQPSEEATEAQVLCVQLEASVNHPSPVQPWSPEPHSPGKSKDSAQVPMLAGNREDPGKPKSAGDLGEGDAGFGLSSTRENGHPAEAQRPEGMLLHRIPDSPWRPRPSFHLDAPCPHSRQHRPQLKLLELPPGVAGGKQPEKNDLPNSQTKISVILKPAGLPEHTLPVVPQASQAQPFLGQLIQGQPRQGQTWPGQVLQGQVMPAHPYKRPGLPESGLRNKMKSFLHWINPKTKGKGHKESVFSTAEKVASTTQNVEKSLAPAKSPTGRPKKPKTRGDPKAQSPPTEQHVGLAFLDNPPSSDGRLQHCSHSHQLHSASVLGHPRHCPRHCPRVACAPTQPGNPP